One window from the genome of Flavobacterium agricola encodes:
- a CDS encoding MBL fold metallo-hydrolase has product MWYLFLLIALLLLGAYLYTLQPKFGKNPSGARLEKIKQSQFYANGAFQNLSHTPALAEGHTTFQVFWNFFFKKHPNTIPDQEIPHVVTDLKTIPANENVLVWFGHSSYFIQLHGKKYLIDPVFSGNVSPIPNTAKAFNGSDYYKAANMPEIDYLILTHDHYDHLDYETLVALKDKVKQVICPLGVGSHLEHWGYDAERLIEKEWYESEVLDKNLKISFMPTRHFSGRSLKRNNTLWTSYVLESEDFKLYIGGDSGYDSHFKAIGEQFGPFDFALLENGQYNKAWRYIHLFPEELLQAAKDLKAKRIMPVHSSKFKLAHHEWDTPLKDLVQKNDSLNLATPKIGEVVYLNENNQVFEPWWNSYK; this is encoded by the coding sequence ATGTGGTACCTTTTTTTACTTATTGCTCTTTTACTTTTGGGCGCTTATTTATACACCTTACAACCAAAATTTGGTAAAAATCCAAGCGGTGCACGTTTAGAAAAAATAAAGCAATCTCAATTTTACGCTAATGGTGCGTTTCAGAACTTATCGCACACCCCAGCATTGGCAGAAGGACATACAACTTTTCAGGTTTTTTGGAATTTCTTTTTCAAAAAACATCCAAACACCATTCCAGATCAAGAAATACCACATGTTGTAACCGATTTAAAAACGATTCCTGCCAATGAAAACGTTTTAGTTTGGTTTGGCCATTCGTCTTATTTTATTCAACTACACGGAAAAAAGTACTTAATCGATCCGGTATTTAGTGGTAACGTTTCGCCAATACCCAATACGGCAAAAGCTTTTAATGGCAGCGATTATTATAAGGCAGCAAACATGCCTGAAATAGATTATTTAATATTAACGCACGACCATTACGATCATTTAGATTACGAAACCCTTGTTGCGTTAAAAGATAAAGTAAAACAAGTAATTTGTCCGCTTGGCGTTGGCAGCCATTTAGAACATTGGGGATATGATGCTGAGCGATTGATTGAGAAAGAATGGTATGAAAGCGAAGTTTTAGACAAAAACTTGAAAATTAGCTTTATGCCAACTCGCCATTTTTCTGGCCGTAGTTTAAAAAGAAATAACACCTTATGGACATCGTACGTACTAGAGTCGGAAGATTTTAAACTTTATATTGGTGGAGATAGCGGTTACGATTCACATTTTAAAGCTATTGGCGAGCAATTTGGCCCTTTTGATTTTGCTTTGCTAGAAAATGGGCAATATAACAAAGCTTGGCGCTACATTCATTTATTTCCTGAAGAATTGCTGCAAGCAGCAAAAGATTTAAAGGCAAAACGTATTATGCCGGTACATTCTAGCAAATTTAAATTAGCGCATCACGAATGGGACACGCCGTTAAAAGATTTAGTTCAGAAAAATGATTCACTAAACCTTGCAACACCAAAAATTGGTGAAGTTGTTTATTTAAACGAAAATAACCAAGTTTTTGAGCCTTGGTGGAATTCTTACAAATAA
- a CDS encoding enoyl-CoA hydratase-related protein gives MDFENLVIETADFVSVITINRPAKLNALNKQTIEELHQAFKALQTDNQTKVIVLTGSGEKAFVAGADISEFANFSASEGEKLAAVGQQVLFDFVQNYNKPVIAAINGFALGGGLELAMAAHFRVASNNAKMGLPEVTLGVIPGYGGTQRLTQLVGKGRALEMIMTAGMIDATSALNYGLVNHVVSQPELLDFAKGIATKIAKNSTVAIAKAIEAVNANFAEGVNGFEVEIKKFGECFATEDFKEGTTAFLEKRKPTFTGK, from the coding sequence ATGGATTTTGAAAATTTAGTAATTGAAACAGCCGATTTTGTTTCGGTAATTACCATCAATCGTCCGGCAAAACTTAATGCATTAAACAAACAAACTATTGAAGAGCTGCACCAAGCTTTTAAAGCATTGCAAACCGATAACCAAACCAAGGTTATTGTTTTAACCGGAAGTGGTGAAAAAGCATTTGTAGCTGGAGCTGATATTTCTGAATTCGCTAATTTTTCTGCTTCTGAAGGCGAAAAGTTAGCTGCAGTTGGGCAACAAGTACTTTTTGATTTTGTGCAAAACTACAACAAACCTGTTATTGCAGCAATTAATGGCTTTGCTTTGGGCGGAGGATTAGAATTGGCCATGGCAGCGCATTTTAGAGTTGCATCTAATAATGCTAAAATGGGTTTGCCTGAGGTAACTTTAGGCGTAATTCCGGGCTACGGTGGTACACAACGTTTAACACAATTAGTTGGTAAAGGCCGCGCTTTAGAAATGATTATGACAGCAGGAATGATTGATGCAACTTCTGCATTAAATTACGGATTGGTAAACCATGTGGTTTCTCAGCCAGAATTGCTTGATTTTGCTAAAGGAATTGCAACTAAAATAGCTAAAAATTCTACTGTTGCTATTGCTAAAGCTATTGAAGCTGTAAATGCAAATTTTGCTGAAGGCGTAAATGGTTTTGAGGTTGAAATTAAAAAATTTGGAGAATGTTTTGCTACCGAAGATTTTAAAGAAGGAACAACAGCATTTTTAGAAAAAAGAAAACCAACTTTTACAGGAAAATAG